The following proteins are co-located in the Pseudoalteromonas sp. N1230-9 genome:
- a CDS encoding baseplate J/gp47 family protein codes for MDYITLFKQELQAAGIPVTDEELHALWQKHVEQGEFSVNNTSTFSPFFRLQKSIMVEPARQLIDSLITKVMPNSFVMLASDEWLEQHGESRKTFKLPAVKAKGLIEFTRTDIDTELVIPRGTVIESLPINGHVYRVVTLFDQIFAVGEATHTVSVEAEQTGQSYNLAAGYYVRVISDIENLTATNKADWLTRAGQDVETDDNYRLRIRDAFSSLGSYHVDAVYRSIISTFTGISVDNIVFEKNAPRGPGSANTYVYLDVGAISTALLNQINNHIAEGNHGSGDDLQVYAINYQPFDIVANYQQHPNTADRRADIEQFIRAAFRQNAAYKHVTRCRPNTLFSFSQLASELHAEFRELKTIRFDNADINCELWLPAINSMVLTNA; via the coding sequence ATGGACTACATCACGTTATTTAAGCAAGAGCTTCAAGCCGCGGGCATTCCTGTCACGGATGAAGAACTGCATGCACTGTGGCAAAAGCATGTTGAGCAAGGTGAGTTTTCGGTTAACAACACAAGCACGTTTAGCCCGTTCTTTCGTTTGCAAAAATCCATCATGGTCGAGCCTGCACGACAGCTTATCGATAGCTTGATCACAAAGGTAATGCCTAATTCCTTTGTTATGCTTGCCAGTGATGAATGGTTAGAACAACATGGCGAATCGCGCAAAACCTTTAAGTTGCCTGCAGTAAAAGCAAAAGGACTGATTGAATTTACACGCACAGATATCGACACTGAATTAGTGATCCCCCGAGGCACGGTAATAGAAAGCTTACCGATCAACGGGCACGTATATCGTGTCGTGACATTATTTGACCAAATCTTTGCTGTGGGAGAGGCAACACACACTGTGTCAGTCGAGGCTGAGCAGACAGGGCAAAGCTACAACTTAGCCGCGGGTTACTATGTACGTGTTATCTCAGATATTGAAAACCTCACAGCTACGAATAAGGCTGATTGGCTAACCAGAGCAGGGCAAGACGTTGAAACAGATGATAACTATCGATTGCGTATACGTGATGCGTTTTCGTCTTTAGGCAGTTATCACGTTGATGCGGTGTATCGCTCTATTATTTCAACCTTTACGGGTATTTCAGTTGATAACATCGTATTTGAAAAGAACGCACCACGGGGACCAGGTAGTGCAAATACCTATGTGTATTTAGATGTAGGTGCAATCAGCACGGCTTTATTGAACCAAATTAACAATCACATTGCTGAAGGTAATCACGGCAGTGGCGATGATTTGCAGGTTTATGCAATTAACTATCAGCCCTTTGATATTGTCGCGAACTATCAACAACACCCTAATACCGCTGATCGTCGTGCCGACATTGAGCAGTTTATTCGTGCAGCATTCAGACAAAACGCGGCTTACAAGCATGTCACTCGATGTCGGCCCAACACATTATTTAGTTTTAGCCAGCTCGCCAGCGAATTACACGCAGAGTTTCGAGAGCTTAAGACAATCCGTTTCGACAATGCAGATATTAACTGCGAATTATGGTTGCCGGCAATCAACAGTATGGTGCTAACGAATGCGTGA
- a CDS encoding DUF2590 family protein, with product MTTINIDLNIVDQDLALDSFAVPSQLTNSDVIAQDIKHRIIESGKLVELIGLRNNNIVAKILTEIELIVEQDQRLKPGTIKVIKQLTGEISVTAHTIEGAI from the coding sequence ATGACAACTATCAATATTGATTTAAATATTGTTGATCAGGACTTGGCCCTTGATAGCTTTGCCGTGCCTAGCCAGCTAACGAATAGCGATGTGATTGCACAGGATATTAAGCACCGCATTATTGAAAGCGGCAAACTGGTTGAGCTCATTGGCCTTCGTAATAACAACATCGTTGCCAAAATTTTAACGGAGATAGAGTTGATAGTGGAGCAAGATCAGCGTTTGAAGCCTGGCACCATCAAAGTGATAAAGCAGCTGACAGGTGAAATTAGTGTCACCGCTCACACGATTGAGGGGGCCATTTAA
- a CDS encoding phage tail tape measure protein yields MATLSKLDKLTYSIGIIDKVTGPVNKVMAKINQLSSQARTAQDQMMRGATTAVAGGFALARSLNPAIDHVAALGEVQSLGVADDALQKLTKTSYEFGFQFGGDSAEFVRSAYDIQSAIAGLNGDELSEFTKTSNMLAVATKADASTITSYMGTMYGIFEQTANKMGKANWVNQIAGQTATAVQLYKTTGAEMQAAFANLGATATNIGLSSAQQFALVGELQLVAKSGSVAGTQAASLLQGIGKAQDALGIKLTADNGDMLAIDVVLGRINERLSSLGSVQRGDVLTQIFGKQGAKAIDVLSTKVDKLKAGINTFENVQDASKAAEMANIIASPWDRLVGSFNAAATAVGNRLLPVVEPFIEQLAAGFAYIVSLTERFPVLSSVIATAVVGIIALITVYGLVIFTMGLYRMALVSTAALTSGLTLLTKLWQGALIALRVLGFLSLIATVAAASIAFGAFKTVMLAGKAATWLFNAALWANPVTWVVAGIIALVAAVAALIYYWDDLVAAFQNTAWGQALMQAFANVKASFDYVIDSVKWLLEKLGLIDDTEAKIRTEAVSAYENIDRSQPKNLVMQHADQAYSRDYGKRILDNATALPSRTVTNNYASANHFTNAANSPVFNAKQAELSGLNSHISQTVAKTDQAVTNAVHTNANSVEQLSTQQHSKSYKPSVKKSAYLQSLATSNNTDNSRQTDNSKRVYIDNLTVKSEDPLNSIETMMELTG; encoded by the coding sequence ATGGCAACCCTCAGCAAGTTAGATAAGCTCACTTATTCAATCGGCATCATTGATAAAGTCACTGGGCCGGTTAATAAAGTCATGGCTAAAATTAATCAGCTGAGCAGCCAAGCACGAACAGCGCAAGACCAAATGATGCGCGGTGCAACAACGGCTGTCGCAGGCGGTTTTGCGCTGGCTCGTTCTTTAAATCCCGCCATTGATCATGTGGCCGCATTGGGTGAAGTGCAATCATTGGGTGTTGCCGATGATGCGTTACAAAAACTGACTAAAACCTCGTATGAGTTTGGCTTTCAATTTGGCGGTGACTCCGCTGAGTTTGTGCGAAGCGCTTATGATATTCAGTCTGCGATTGCGGGCTTAAATGGTGATGAATTATCAGAGTTTACGAAAACATCAAACATGCTCGCTGTGGCGACCAAAGCGGACGCGTCAACAATCACCAGCTACATGGGCACCATGTACGGTATTTTTGAGCAAACCGCCAATAAAATGGGGAAGGCCAATTGGGTAAATCAAATTGCAGGCCAAACAGCGACAGCGGTACAACTATACAAAACCACCGGTGCTGAAATGCAAGCCGCATTTGCCAACCTTGGGGCAACGGCAACCAATATTGGCTTAAGCTCAGCGCAGCAATTTGCCTTAGTAGGTGAATTACAGCTGGTTGCTAAATCAGGCTCAGTGGCAGGCACGCAAGCGGCTTCGTTATTACAGGGCATTGGTAAAGCACAAGACGCACTGGGTATTAAACTGACCGCCGATAATGGTGATATGTTGGCGATTGATGTGGTGTTAGGGCGTATCAATGAACGCTTATCCTCATTGGGTTCTGTACAACGCGGTGATGTGCTGACACAAATCTTTGGTAAGCAGGGCGCGAAAGCAATCGACGTACTGAGCACCAAAGTTGATAAGCTCAAAGCAGGCATTAACACCTTTGAAAATGTACAAGACGCATCAAAAGCCGCGGAAATGGCAAACATTATTGCCAGCCCGTGGGATCGTTTAGTCGGTTCGTTTAATGCCGCAGCCACCGCGGTAGGAAATCGTTTACTACCTGTGGTTGAACCGTTTATTGAACAACTCGCCGCTGGCTTTGCGTATATCGTTTCTCTGACTGAGCGCTTTCCTGTTTTATCCAGTGTGATAGCAACGGCTGTGGTGGGCATTATTGCGCTGATCACCGTGTATGGGTTGGTTATTTTCACAATGGGCCTTTATCGTATGGCGCTCGTATCAACCGCTGCACTCACCAGTGGTTTAACTTTACTGACTAAGCTTTGGCAAGGGGCGTTGATTGCTTTACGTGTACTGGGATTCTTATCACTTATTGCGACAGTCGCCGCTGCATCGATTGCGTTTGGTGCGTTTAAAACCGTGATGTTGGCAGGTAAAGCCGCCACATGGTTATTTAATGCTGCACTGTGGGCAAACCCTGTTACATGGGTTGTTGCGGGTATTATCGCATTGGTTGCCGCTGTGGCTGCGCTGATTTATTACTGGGATGATCTTGTTGCCGCATTCCAAAACACGGCATGGGGTCAAGCACTCATGCAAGCATTTGCGAATGTGAAAGCATCGTTTGATTACGTGATTGACAGTGTTAAGTGGTTACTTGAAAAGCTTGGTCTTATTGACGATACCGAAGCAAAAATAAGAACAGAAGCGGTATCAGCCTATGAAAACATTGACCGCAGCCAACCAAAAAACTTAGTTATGCAGCATGCGGATCAGGCCTATAGCCGCGACTATGGCAAACGCATTCTTGATAATGCTACTGCTTTACCTAGTCGTACTGTTACGAATAACTATGCTTCAGCTAACCATTTTACTAACGCTGCTAATTCGCCTGTTTTTAATGCAAAACAAGCCGAATTATCTGGCCTGAACAGTCATATTAGCCAAACAGTAGCAAAAACAGATCAGGCAGTTACTAACGCAGTACACACCAATGCTAACAGCGTTGAGCAACTGAGTACCCAACAACACAGTAAAAGCTATAAGCCAAGTGTGAAAAAGTCAGCATATTTGCAAAGCCTAGCAACAAGTAACAACACAGACAATTCGCGTCAAACGGATAACAGTAAACGTGTCTACATCGATAATTTAACGGTTAAGTCTGAAGACCCATTAAACAGTATTGAAACAATGATGGAGCTTACAGGCTAA
- a CDS encoding DUF6890 family protein — translation MIPPTDESLAQALYLYTSEQENLAIAVNNGICEAIGGD, via the coding sequence GTGATCCCACCAACGGATGAAAGCTTGGCACAGGCTCTTTACTTATACACCAGTGAACAAGAGAACTTAGCAATAGCCGTAAACAACGGTATTTGTGAAGCAATAGGCGGCGATTAA
- a CDS encoding putative phage tail assembly chaperone, translating to MAFEKKITVETSKGEITFSINANDYNKYLNATQPNNKVQPATNFLLDTVIESHEAKLKELVQEPGAPLFLVGAVVEVYQPEFNFKVKKSKAEPSK from the coding sequence ATGGCGTTTGAAAAGAAAATTACCGTTGAGACTTCGAAAGGTGAAATCACCTTTAGCATTAACGCTAACGACTACAACAAGTATTTAAATGCAACGCAGCCTAATAACAAAGTGCAACCGGCAACCAACTTTTTGTTAGACACCGTCATTGAAAGTCATGAAGCGAAGCTAAAAGAGTTAGTGCAAGAGCCTGGTGCACCATTGTTCTTAGTGGGTGCTGTGGTTGAAGTGTATCAACCAGAGTTTAATTTCAAAGTAAAAAAATCGAAAGCCGAGCCAAGCAAATAG
- a CDS encoding phage protein, with the protein MQKVLGGKDFDVFIGSSMVHVIEAQVKITDGRKPKTVRGVPKGYIDGPVSAEVTLKLDHENWLIVQSQAEKAGSWKGIEPFDVAFNAEVSAGKKNIEAFGCLPQLEDLLDLKAEGGDEDVTSIKCPVTSPDFIKINGVPYLTADEVRDL; encoded by the coding sequence ATGCAAAAAGTATTAGGTGGTAAAGATTTTGATGTGTTCATTGGTTCGTCAATGGTGCACGTAATTGAAGCACAGGTAAAAATCACCGATGGCCGAAAACCTAAAACCGTGCGTGGTGTGCCTAAAGGCTACATTGATGGCCCTGTGTCAGCGGAAGTAACCTTAAAGCTTGATCATGAGAACTGGCTAATTGTGCAATCACAAGCAGAAAAAGCGGGAAGCTGGAAGGGGATTGAGCCGTTTGATGTGGCATTCAATGCTGAGGTATCAGCAGGGAAAAAGAACATTGAGGCATTTGGTTGTTTACCGCAGCTAGAAGACTTGCTTGATCTGAAAGCGGAAGGAGGGGATGAAGACGTTACCTCGATTAAGTGCCCTGTGACGAGCCCTGATTTTATCAAAATCAATGGTGTGCCGTATTTAACCGCTGATGAAGTGAGAGATCTGTAA